Proteins encoded together in one Pongo abelii isolate AG06213 chromosome 8, NHGRI_mPonAbe1-v2.0_pri, whole genome shotgun sequence window:
- the TMEM72 gene encoding transmembrane protein 72 isoform X4, with protein MKVLIGVGTETFLQGQFKSLAFYLLFTGAAVSICEGAYFVAQLLAICFQCQPGSLADRVREKAHWLGCFQKFLAYVLLSVACFLHPVLVWHVTIPGSMLIITGLAYFLLSKRKKRKAAPEVLASPERYTDPSSSAVSTTGSGDTEQTYTFHGALKEGPSSLFIHMKSILKGTKKPSALQPPNTLMELSLEPANSLAKKKQVHFEDNVVRIVPSLAEGLDDGDSEPEETTSDTTPIIPPPQAPLFLSSLTATGLF; from the exons GTTTACAGGAGCCGCTGTCTCCATATGCGAAGGGGCCTACTTTGTGGCTCAGCTGCTGGCCATCTGCTTCCA GTGTCAACCAGGGTCCCTGGCAGACAGAGTAAGGGAGAAAGCCCACTGGCTGGGCTGCTTCCAGAAGTTCCTGGCCTACGTGCTGCTGTCGGTGGCCTGCTTCCTCCACCCGGTCCTGGTCTGGCACGTGACCATCCCAG GCTccatgctcatcatcaccggccTGGCCTACTTCCTTCTGAGCAAGCGAAAGAAGAGGAAAGCTGCCCCCGAGGTGCTGGCCTCCCCAGAGCGGTACACAGACCCCTCCAGCAGCGCTGTGAGCACCACCGGttctggggacacagagcaaaccTACACCTTCCATGGGGCCCTCAAGGAGGGGCCCAGCTCCCTTTTCATCCACATGAAGAGTATCCTGAAGGGGACCAAGAAGCCCAGTGCCCTCCAGCCCCCCAACACCCTGATGGAGCTGAGCCTGGAGCCAGCCAACTCCCTGGCCAAGAAGAAGCAGGTGCATTTTGAAGACAATGTTGTCCGCATCGTCCCCTCCCTTGCCGAAGGTCTGGATGATGGGGACAGTGAGCCAGAGGAGACCACCTCTGACACGACACCCATCATtccccctccccaggccccactcTTCCTGTCGTCTCTTACAGCCACTGGCCTGTTCTGA